One Pseudomonas sp. B21_DOA genomic window, GGCGGGCGCAACAGTTGATGCGCCAGGTGCGGGGAGCGTGGCTCCCCGCCCACTTTCATTCAAGCGAAATTACAGCTATTGCTTAGGAGTCCTGACCAGCCGAGGGAATCGCCATGCCTGTTCACGTCATCAACTTCACCGGCCCGATCAACGCCTCGACCTGCGGTCAATTGATCGATAAAGCCTCGCTCGCCGTAAAGGAAGATGCACCCAGACTGATCGTCAACATCGCCACCATGGGCGGTGAATGCAGTTACGGTTTCACGATGTACAACTTCCTGTTGGCCCTGCCTATTCCCGTGCACACCCATAATCTGGGAACCGTCGAGTCGATGGGCAATATTGTCTTTCTGGCCGGCCAGCGCCGGACCGCCTGTACCCACAGCAAGTTTCTGTTTCACCCTTTCCATTGGCATCTGCAAGGATCGGTCGATCATTCGCGCATGTCGGAATACGCCATGAGCCTGGATTATGACCTGCACCTCTACGCGCAAATCGTCGCCGAACGCACGAGCAACGGGAAGAACGCGCTGGAAACCGAGAAATATCTGACGGCGGCTCCACGCATCATCAATCCGGAAGAAGCGTTGCATTCAGGTTTGATCACGGCGGTCGAGAACACCGAGGTCCATGCAGATTTCGTCTGCTCGTGCATCTATTCGTAAAAGTGCAACTCAATAACGCGTCCCCGTTGGCGCGTTTTTCCATGCATGCAATATGGCCTTCAGCGCTTGGGCAGGCGCGCTTCTCCACTGAAGAAACAACCTTGAACAAGTCGTGAGCCGATCATCCCGCCACCGGCAATTTCTCTGAATTATTCATTTCGCCAGCCCTCCTTCTATATAAGTCACCGGAGAAAATGCATGAGCGCAGCGGATCTGTACGTGATCGATTATCTGCTTCACGCAAAGCCCAGGTCTTTCGTCATCCACACAGCTAACATGAACAATGCCGAAGCCTGGCAATGGGCAAGTTGCGATGCGGGCATTTCGCCGATTGCGCGTCCCGGCCGTCCTCCGTTGAAACGTTATTCCAAGCCAATGGCGGAACGCTTTGGTGTAACTCAAGTGCAGTGGCGGGCATCGGTTCCGCTGATCTGGGAGGAGGATCACGCAAAATGACTGAACACATTTTGAAATTCGGTTTCGGCCGATCCTGGGATGACGAGATGGCCGACAACGCCGCGATGTTCCGCGAAGCTGACTTGCTCGAAGAAGCGGCCTACAAACTCATCGAGGACGACACGGACAATCCTGAAGCCTGGGCTCGTTTCACCGAAGCCAAGGCTCTGGCCGACGCCAAGCGAACGGCGGCCTTTCAGGACTGGATGCGCATCAAACGTGCGATGAGCAAGCCCCGCTCGAAATAGCAGCCTGACGGGTCATGGCTTGAGGATCAGCAGCGGCTCGCCCTTTGGCACGATATAAGTCGCCAGTTCCGCCCCTTGTCGCTGCCGATGTTTTTCGCGACATGCGCAACGCCCGCCGGAATGAACAACGAATCGCCGGCCTTGAGTGTCACTGGCGCTTGCCCTTCAAGCTGATACTCGAACGTGCCGCTGATGACATAGGCGACTTCCACGCCGGGATGAGCATGCCGAGGCGAGGTGACGCCAGCGTCGAAATCGATACGCGCCTGAATCACTTCGCGATTGTCAGCGCCGAGATCCTGGCGAACCAGGTCGGTGCGGCTCAGACCTTTCTGCCAGCTCGTTGCCGGCGCATCCGCCGCATGGGCCAAGCCGGTAAGGGCGGCGAAGACAACGGCAGAAGCCAGAAACAGTGGACGGTACATGGTGATGCCCTCTTTATCGTGATGTTGGTGTGAGGGCTACTTTGGGCTCGGCATGTAGGGCGGATGTGTCTCGAAAGCTGGTTTTGGTGTTGCCATGTGTATCCGTTGAGGGTGGATACACGCTCATACAAACCTGTCACGTGCCGCAGTCAAAAGCCCCTGTCTGAAGGCGCTGATCCTTGTCGAGTCCGCCAGCCTGACCACGCACGGGCCATGCCGGGCGGGAATCTGTAAACTGGCGCGAATTTCATTCACCAGAACAAAGGTTGCCCATGGCCAATCAAGACATCACCTTCACCCCCGATCCGGACACCGATTCGATTTCCTCCGACGTCGCCACCTTCGGCGGGATCATGGTCTCGACGCAGATCCCGACCCGCGCCGATGGCAGCCTGGAACTCGGCGGCATCACCGAGCAAAGCGAGTGCACCCTGCAAGCGTTGAAAGTCGCACTGGAACGTGCAGGCAGTTCGATGGATCGCGTAATGCACTTGACCATCTACCTCACCGACATGGGCGATCGGGCGGCATTCAACGAAGTGTACAAACGCTACTTCGCCAAACCGTGGCCGGTGCGCGCAGCGGTGGGGGTTGCGTCGCTGGCGGTTGAAGGGATGCGTGTGGAAGTGACGGCGATGGCGGCCAAGGGCTGATCGAATTTGCGGATGTCACTCAATGATTTTCGGATGACACTCCGCTTTCGCGAGCAGGCTCGCTCCCACAGTGGATGTATTCCGGCCCGAGCTAACCCTGTGGGAGCGAGCCTGCTCGCGAAGAGGCCGGCACATTCAACACAATAGCTTGCTGACCTTTGCCAATCGCCAGCCACCATCGGGCAGCACACACGTGCCCGCCGCGCGTTTCAGGGGTAGAATGCGCCCCTTGCCCGTGACCGCCTGACTAAAAAACTATGTCCTTGCCCAAGCATCACCTGGAATTGCTCAGCCCTGCCCGCGATGTCGCCATTGCCCGCGAGGCCATCCTGCATGGCGCCGACGCCGTGTACATCGGCGGCCCGAGCTTCGGTGCGCGCCACAACGCCTGCAACGAAGTCAGCGAAATCGCCGAACTGGTCGAATTCGCCCGCCGTTACCACGCGCGCATCTTCACCACTATCAATACCATCCTGCACGACAACGAACTGGAGCCGGCGCGCAAGCTGATCCATCAGTTGTATGACGCTGGCGTCGATGCGCTGATCGTCCAGGATCTGGGCGTGATGGAGCTGGATATTCCGCCGATCGAGCTGCACGCCTCGACCCAGACCGATATCCGCACGCTTGAGCGAGCGAAGTTCCTCGATCAGGCCGGTTTCTCGCAGCTGGTGCTGGCCCGCGAGCTGAACCTGCAGGAAATCCGCGCCATTGCCGATGAAACCGAAGCGGCCATCGAGTTCTTCATCCACGGCGCGCTGTGCGTGGCCTTCTCCGGTCAGTGCAACATCTCCCACGCGCAAACCGGCCGCAGCGCCAACCGTGGCGACTGCTCCCAGGCCTGCCGCTTGCCCTACACCCTGAAAGATGAAAAGGGTGGCGTGATCGCCTACGAAAAACACCTGTTGTCGATGAAAGACAACAACCAGAGCGCCAACATCCGCGCACTGGTCGAGGCCGGCGTGCGTTCGTTCAAGATCGAAGGTCGCTACAAGGACATGGGCTATGTGAAGAACATCACGTCCTATTACCGCCAGCGCCTCGACGAAGTGCTCGAAGACCGCCCGGACCTGGCCCGCGCTTCCAGCGGCCGTACCGTGCATTTCTTCCTGCCTGATCCGGAAAAAACCTTCCACCGTGGCAGCACCGATTACTTTGTCACCGATCGCAAGATCGACATCGGCGCCTTCGATTCGCCGACCTTCACCGGCCTGCCGGTCGGCACCGTGGAAAAAGTCGGCAAGCGTGACATGCAGGTGGTGACGCACGAGCCGCTGTCCAACGGTGATGGTCTGAACGTTCTGGTCAAACGCGAAGTGGTCGGTTTCCGCGCCAACATCGCCGAAGCCAAAGGCGAGTTCGAAGAAGACGGCGAGAAGCGCTACCGCTATCGCGTCGAGCCGAACGAAATGCCCGAGGGCCTGTTCAAGTTACGTCCGAACCACCCGTTGAATCGCAACCTCGATCACAACTGGCAGCAGGCGTTGCAGAAGACTTCTTCGGAACGTCGCGTGGCCCTGAGCTGGTTTGCCCGCCTGCGTGAAGAACAGCTGGAAGTGACCGCGACCAGCGAAGAAGGCATCAGCGCCAGCGTCACCCTCAACGGGCCGTTCGGTGTCGCCAACAAGCCAGAGCAAGCGCTGGAGCAACTGCGTGACCTGCTCGGCCAACTCGGCACCACGCAGTACCACGCCACTGACGTCAGACTTGATGCGCCGCAAGCGTTCTTCATTCCCAACTCGCAGCTCAAGTCCCTGCGCCGTGAAGTGATCGAAGCACTGACTGCGGCACGTGTCGCCGCGCATCCGCGTGGCAGCCGCAAGGCCGAAACCACGCCGCCGCCGGTGTATCCGGATTCGCACCTGACCTTCCTTGCCAACGTCTACAACCAGAAGGCGCGCGACTTCTACCACCGTCACGGCGTCAAGCTGATCGACGCAGCGTACGAAGCCCACGAAGAGCCGGGCGAAGTGCCGGTGATGATCACCAAGCACTGCCTGCGTTTCTCCTTCAACCTGTGCCCGAAACAGGCCAAAGGCGTGACCGGCGTTCGCACCAAGGTCGCGCCGATGCAGTTGATCCACGGCGATGAAGTGCTGACGCTGAAGTTCGATTGCAAGCCCTGCGAGATGCACATCATCGGCAAGATGAAAGGCCACATCCTCAATCTGCCGCAGCCGGGCAGCGTGGTCGGCCACATCAGCCCTGAAGACCTGATGAAAACCATCCCGCGCGCACCGCACTGAGTGACCGGCGTGTGCGGTGCTTCGGCATCGCGCACGCCTGCTTGGCTCAAGCGCGTAAATCGCAGGCATAAAAAAACGCCAACTTCTTGCGAAGTTGGCGTTTTTTCGTAGATGGCAGGGGCGGCTGGATTCGAACCAACGCATGGCAGGATCAAAACCTGCTGCCTTACCGCTTGGCGACGCCCCTGTAGCTCTGGTCAGCGGCTCCGTGAGGATCGCTGTGAGAACGGGGCGCAATTTATCAACATTCGTTTCGTTTGGGAAGCCTGTGATGAAATATTTTTTGTTTTAAAACAGCCACTTATTATTTTCGCGCGAAAACCTTGGGTTTGGCCGCCGTGTATCACAGTGTGTACGCGGCCCGCGGCCATACACACCCTTGCAAAAAACATGTTCGGCGACACAGAGCGGATACCTCGCCACGCTTCAATGCCTCCACGGTTTCAAGGGTTCATCTCGTCCCTTGACTACAGGCTCGCAAAGGAGACGTCAGCATGAAACAGGCTCTGCACACCTCAAAAATCACCCACGCGCTCGGCTTGTCGATGCTGGCGCTGTCGCTGCTCGGCGCGGTTGGCAGCGCTCAGGCGCAAACCACTGAACCGGCCGCCGCGAGCTATTCGGCGCCCTCAGCTTTCGGCCCGCTGAAACACATCAAGGCCGGCGTACTTGATGTGGCCTACGCCGAAACCGGTCCTGCCGACGGTCCCGTGGTGATTCTGCTGCACGGCTGGCCCTACGACATTCACAGCTACGACGAAGTCGCGCCACTGCTCGCCGCCAAGGGTTACCGCGTGCTGATGCCATATGCGCGGGGTTACGGCGATACGCAGTTCCTCTCCAAAGACACCCTGCGCAACGGCCAGCCGGCGGCGCTGGCCAGCGACGTGATCGACTTCATGGATGCGCTGAAAATCAAACAAGCGGTGCTTGGCGGCTACGACTGGGGCGCGCGTTCGGCTGACATCGTCGCAGCGCTGTGGCCAGAGCGGGTCAAAGCGCTGGTGGCAGTCAGTGGCTACCTGATCGGCAATCAGGCCGCCGGGCAAAATCCGCTGCCGCCGAAAGCCGAATTGCAATGGTGGTACCAGTTCTACTTCGCCACCGAGCGCGGCCGCGCCGGCTATGAAAAGAACACCCACGACTTCGCCAAACTCATTTGGCAACTGGCTTCGCCGCAGTGGAAGTTTGATGACGCCACCTTCGACCGCAGTGCCAAGGCGTTGCAGAACCCCGATCACGTCGAGATCACTGTGTTCAACTACCGCTGGCGTCTGGGCCTGGTGCAGGGCGAGGCGAAATATGCCGCGCTGGAAGAGAAGCTTGCGACTGCACCGTCGATCAGTGTGCCGACGATTACGCTGGAAGGTGATGCCAATGGTGCGCCGCATCCAAAGCCTGAGGATTATGCGAAGCGGTTTACCGGGAAATATCAGTTCAGGCTCGTTGAAGGAGGGGTCGGACACAATTTGCCTCAAGAGGCGCCGAAGGCATTCGCCCAGGCAGTAGTGGATGCCGACCAACTCTGAAGAAAACCTCCGGGGTCATTGAAACGGCTGTTTCTATTTGACCAGCCGTTTTTCCTTCGAAGGCCGATAACCGAAGTACGAGCTGTAGCACTTGCTGAAATGGCTCGGTGAGACGAAGCCACACGCCACCAATACTTCCACCTGCGACAGCTCAGTGTGTTGCAGCAGGCGTCGCGCCTCGGTGATGCGCAGTTCCAGGTAATAGCGCTGTGGCGTGGTGCCCAGTTGTTCCTTGAACAAGCGCTCGAGCTGGCGTCGTGAGCGGCCGGCGTAGACCGCCAGCTGCTCCAGTTCCAGCGGTTCTTCCAGGTTGGCGTCCATCAGCTTGATCACTTCACGCAACGGCGCACTGACGCAGATGTTTTCATCCGGTTTGATCCGCCGGTAGCGCGACTCTTCGAAGGCGAGGATGTCTTCGATGCCCTCGACCAACGCTTTGCCGTGCAGGCCCTTGATCCAGTCGAGCGCCATGTGGAAAGCCCCGGACGGGCTCGACGCGGTGAGGCGGTCGCGATCGATCACATAAGGCTCGCTACTGACGTGGGTGCTCTTGGCGATTTCGGTGAGCGCCGGACGATGTTCCGGGTGGATCGAGCAGCGATAGCCATCGAGCAAACCGGCGCGGCCGAGAAACCACGATCCATTCCACAATCCGGCGAGGCTCACGCCCCGCTCCGCTGCCGACTTGAGCAAGCCGATGAATTCGTCGCTGGCGCGCAGCTCGGTGCGATAACCACCGCAGACCACCAGCAGATCCAGTTCGTAAAGCGCAGCAGAATCCAGACGCGCATCGGGGCGAATGACCAGCCCCAAATCGCTGATCACCTCGCCATCACCCAGGCCGAAAGTGCGCGACGAGAACAATCCCGGACGCAAGAGGTTGGTGGTGACTACCGTGTCCAGCGCCTGGGTGAAGGCCGGAAGCGAAAAATGTTCGAGCAAGAGAAAGCCGGTGCGGGTCACGCCGGTGTCATCGGTATTTTGTTCATTCAGATAGCGAAGGTTCTTGCCCTTCATGCCACCGCTGAATTGACGTCGTTCAATCAAGGTCGGGTCCATCGGTCGTTGTTATGCGGCGATAGTTGGCCGGTTCTGCGCAAGAGTCAATCATGGCCGTGACTGGCGCGTCACGATTGGCGCCGGCTGTGCCATCAGCTCTACGACCCAATCAATAAAAACCCGCAACTTCAGGCTCACATGCCGGTTCGGCGGATAGGCCAGATAAAGCGGCATCGATTCAAGCTGCCAGCCTTGAAACAATTGCACCAACTCGCCCCGCGCCACAGGGGCATCAGACATATACGTTGGCAGCCACAGCACACCCATGCCGGCCAGCCCTGCCGCGAGATAGGCATTGCCGTCATCCACCGCTAGCACATGGCGCCCCTTGATCTGCAGGCGCTCGGTGCCGTTGTGCAAGGTGTACGGAAGAGGTTTGCCGGTGCGCGCCCAGAGGAAAGCAACGACGCGGTGATGGGAGTCTTCCAGTTGGCGCGGATGGTCAGGCGTACCTTCGCGAGCCAGATAAGCCGGCGCGGCAAATACGCCCAAGGGCAGATCGGCAAGCTTGCGCGCCATCAACGATTGATCGAGCAGCTCGCCACCGCGCACCACGCAATCGACGTTCTCATCGATGATGTCGACGATGCGGTCGCTCACGCCCATGTCGATCTGAATGTCCGGGTAGCGCGCATGAAATTCCGGTAAGGCCGGCACCAGGATCAGCCGCGCGAACGGGCTCGGCACGTCGATGCGCAAGCGTCCGCGCGGCCGTGCGGCGGCGCCGGGCAGGCTGGTTTCGGCGTCGTCCATGTCGGCCAGCAACTTGATCACCCGCTCGTAATACGCCGCACCATCGGCGGTAACGTTGACCTTGCGCGTGGTGCGGTTGAGCAGCTTGACCCGCAGCCGCGCCTCCAGTTGCTGCACCAATTGCGTCACCGTGGTCTTGCTCATGTGCAAGGTTTCGGCAGCCTTGGTGAAACTGCCCGCCTCGACCACCCGGGCAAAGGCCTGCATTGCATCGAAACGGTCCATCCGCGCCCCTCGATTGTTTGGGGTTTACAAACAGTGAACGCCAAGCTTGCGCGTTTATCCGGCAGCTGCAAATACCTAAAGTCGCTCCATCAACCACTGATGGAGTCAGCACCATGTCTAAGCGCGATGTCGTTTTCCCACCTGCCCGCCATGCCCTGTACGAGCGTCACCGTTACTCGCCGGCAATTCGCTCCAACGGTTTTCTGTTTGTCTCCGGACAAGTCGGCAGCCGCGAGGACGGTTCACCCGAGGCCGATTTGCCCGGTCAGGTGCGCACGGCGTTCAACAACCTCAACGCGATCCTCGCTGCGGCCGGTTGCAGCTTCGACGACGCGGTGGATGTCACTGTGTTCATGGTCGATCCGCACTCGACGTTCGAAACAATCTGGAGTGTGGTCCCAGAGTTCTGGGGCGAAGCGCCGTTCCCGACTGTCACCGCTGTCGGCGTGACCTGGCTGGCGGGTTTCGATTTCGAGATCAAGGTGATTGCGAAACTGCCCGAAGCGGCCTGACCGGCGCCGCACACAAACAGACACAACGCGCCGGCACGGAGGCTGGCCAATCTCCTCGCGAATGCGTATAACCTCGCCGTTTCGTCTACCCTGACGTGGCGCGCCGCTCTGTAGCGGCAGCCCTTCGAATGTTGACGCTTATGAAACGGAGAATTCTATGTTCAAGCGTACCCTCGCCCTCACCGCCGGTCTGGCGCTGTCCTTTTCTGCCCTGATGACGCAGGCCGCTGATGTCCTGCGCGTCAGCGCGATTCCCGACGAAGCTCCGACCGAGCTGCTGCGCAAGTTCGAACCGCTGGGTGCCTATCTTGAGCAGCAGTTGGGCATGAAGGTGCAGTTTGTGCCTGTCGCCGACTACCCGGCGGTGGTTGAAGCGCTGGCCACCGATCGCCTCGATATGGCCTGGCTCGGCGGTTTCACTTTTGTGCAGGCACGTTTGAAGACCGACGCTACCACGCCAGTGATTCCGCTGGTGCAGCGCGAGCAGGACGCGCAGTTCACCAGCAAATTCATCACCGCCGACCCGAACGTGAAAAGCCTCGCCGACCTCAAGGGCAAAACCTTCGCCTTCGGTTCGGTGTCGTCCACCTCCGGCAGCCTGATGCCGCGTTACTTCATGCTGAAAAACGACGGCATCAAGCCTGAAGGCTATTTCAGCCGCGTTGCCTATTCCGGCGCACATGACGCCACCGTTGCCTGGGTGCAGGCCGGTAAGGTCGATGCCGGTGTGTTGAACGCCAGTGTCTGGCAGAAACTGGTCGACGCTGGCAAGGTCGACAC contains:
- a CDS encoding ATP-dependent Clp protease proteolytic subunit, producing MPVHVINFTGPINASTCGQLIDKASLAVKEDAPRLIVNIATMGGECSYGFTMYNFLLALPIPVHTHNLGTVESMGNIVFLAGQRRTACTHSKFLFHPFHWHLQGSVDHSRMSEYAMSLDYDLHLYAQIVAERTSNGKNALETEKYLTAAPRIINPEEALHSGLITAVENTEVHADFVCSCIYS
- a CDS encoding RidA family protein, translating into MANQDITFTPDPDTDSISSDVATFGGIMVSTQIPTRADGSLELGGITEQSECTLQALKVALERAGSSMDRVMHLTIYLTDMGDRAAFNEVYKRYFAKPWPVRAAVGVASLAVEGMRVEVTAMAAKG
- a CDS encoding U32 family peptidase encodes the protein MSLPKHHLELLSPARDVAIAREAILHGADAVYIGGPSFGARHNACNEVSEIAELVEFARRYHARIFTTINTILHDNELEPARKLIHQLYDAGVDALIVQDLGVMELDIPPIELHASTQTDIRTLERAKFLDQAGFSQLVLARELNLQEIRAIADETEAAIEFFIHGALCVAFSGQCNISHAQTGRSANRGDCSQACRLPYTLKDEKGGVIAYEKHLLSMKDNNQSANIRALVEAGVRSFKIEGRYKDMGYVKNITSYYRQRLDEVLEDRPDLARASSGRTVHFFLPDPEKTFHRGSTDYFVTDRKIDIGAFDSPTFTGLPVGTVEKVGKRDMQVVTHEPLSNGDGLNVLVKREVVGFRANIAEAKGEFEEDGEKRYRYRVEPNEMPEGLFKLRPNHPLNRNLDHNWQQALQKTSSERRVALSWFARLREEQLEVTATSEEGISASVTLNGPFGVANKPEQALEQLRDLLGQLGTTQYHATDVRLDAPQAFFIPNSQLKSLRREVIEALTAARVAAHPRGSRKAETTPPPVYPDSHLTFLANVYNQKARDFYHRHGVKLIDAAYEAHEEPGEVPVMITKHCLRFSFNLCPKQAKGVTGVRTKVAPMQLIHGDEVLTLKFDCKPCEMHIIGKMKGHILNLPQPGSVVGHISPEDLMKTIPRAPH
- a CDS encoding alpha/beta hydrolase, coding for MKQALHTSKITHALGLSMLALSLLGAVGSAQAQTTEPAAASYSAPSAFGPLKHIKAGVLDVAYAETGPADGPVVILLHGWPYDIHSYDEVAPLLAAKGYRVLMPYARGYGDTQFLSKDTLRNGQPAALASDVIDFMDALKIKQAVLGGYDWGARSADIVAALWPERVKALVAVSGYLIGNQAAGQNPLPPKAELQWWYQFYFATERGRAGYEKNTHDFAKLIWQLASPQWKFDDATFDRSAKALQNPDHVEITVFNYRWRLGLVQGEAKYAALEEKLATAPSISVPTITLEGDANGAPHPKPEDYAKRFTGKYQFRLVEGGVGHNLPQEAPKAFAQAVVDADQL
- a CDS encoding GlxA family transcriptional regulator: MDPTLIERRQFSGGMKGKNLRYLNEQNTDDTGVTRTGFLLLEHFSLPAFTQALDTVVTTNLLRPGLFSSRTFGLGDGEVISDLGLVIRPDARLDSAALYELDLLVVCGGYRTELRASDEFIGLLKSAAERGVSLAGLWNGSWFLGRAGLLDGYRCSIHPEHRPALTEIAKSTHVSSEPYVIDRDRLTASSPSGAFHMALDWIKGLHGKALVEGIEDILAFEESRYRRIKPDENICVSAPLREVIKLMDANLEEPLELEQLAVYAGRSRRQLERLFKEQLGTTPQRYYLELRITEARRLLQHTELSQVEVLVACGFVSPSHFSKCYSSYFGYRPSKEKRLVK
- a CDS encoding LysR family transcriptional regulator; amino-acid sequence: MDRFDAMQAFARVVEAGSFTKAAETLHMSKTTVTQLVQQLEARLRVKLLNRTTRKVNVTADGAAYYERVIKLLADMDDAETSLPGAAARPRGRLRIDVPSPFARLILVPALPEFHARYPDIQIDMGVSDRIVDIIDENVDCVVRGGELLDQSLMARKLADLPLGVFAAPAYLAREGTPDHPRQLEDSHHRVVAFLWARTGKPLPYTLHNGTERLQIKGRHVLAVDDGNAYLAAGLAGMGVLWLPTYMSDAPVARGELVQLFQGWQLESMPLYLAYPPNRHVSLKLRVFIDWVVELMAQPAPIVTRQSRP
- a CDS encoding RidA family protein — protein: MSKRDVVFPPARHALYERHRYSPAIRSNGFLFVSGQVGSREDGSPEADLPGQVRTAFNNLNAILAAAGCSFDDAVDVTVFMVDPHSTFETIWSVVPEFWGEAPFPTVTAVGVTWLAGFDFEIKVIAKLPEAA
- a CDS encoding putative selenate ABC transporter substrate-binding protein, coding for MFKRTLALTAGLALSFSALMTQAADVLRVSAIPDEAPTELLRKFEPLGAYLEQQLGMKVQFVPVADYPAVVEALATDRLDMAWLGGFTFVQARLKTDATTPVIPLVQREQDAQFTSKFITADPNVKSLADLKGKTFAFGSVSSTSGSLMPRYFMLKNDGIKPEGYFSRVAYSGAHDATVAWVQAGKVDAGVLNASVWQKLVDAGKVDTNKVKVFATTPTYFDYNWTVRGTLDPKLAAKIKKAFLDLDPANPEQKKILDLQAASRFIDTKPENYKGIEEAARAAELLK